The nucleotide sequence CAGGGCGCGACCTGTCCGGAACGGTCGCGCCCTGGATGGCCACGGCTTCGCCTCGCAAGGACGCGAGGACAGGCCGAACTCATCGACCGGATGTCGTATCACGCATCGTCGGCTGCCCCCGCGACCGCGGGGCGGCGGTCATGCGCCGCTTGGTACGAGTCCCCTGTCCGTCATCGCGAGGCGCAGCCGAAGCGATCGGACAGGGGGCGGGTCGAAATGGAGCGCCGCCTCAACGGCTCTTCTTCGGCGTCAGCTTGACGATCTGGCCGTCATCCTCCGTCACCGCGTAGACGGCGCCGTCGGGGCCGACCTTCACGTCGCGGACGCGGTGCTCCAGCGGAATCCGCTCCTCCGTGACCACCTTGTCGCCGTCGAGCTTGAGCACCACCAGACCCTGGCTGACGAGGCCGCCGATCAGGAACTGGTCCTTCCAGGCCGGGAACAGGGCCTTGTCGTAGAGCGCGAGCCCCGAGGGGCCGATCACCGGGTCCCAGTAATAGACCGGCTGCACCGTGCCGCCGGCCTGGGTCTGGCCGTCGCCGATCTTCTCGCCGGAATACTCGATGCCGTAGGTCACCACCGGCCAGCCGTAGTTGAGGCCGGGGCGCGGGCGGTTCAGCTCGTCGCCGCCGCGGGGGCCGTGCTCCACGGTCCAGAGCCGGCCCTGGCCGTCGAGGGCCGCGGCCTGCACGTTGCGGTGGCCGTAGGACCAGATCTCGGGCTTGGCCTTCTCGCCGCCGGTGAAGGGGTTGTCCTTCGGCGCGTTGCCGTCGGTGTCGATGCGGAAGACCTTGCCGAGCCCGCTGGTCAGATCCTGCGCCTGCCCGCGGGTCTGCTTGTCGGAGCGCTCGCCCACCGTGACGAACAGCTTGCCGTCGGGGGCGAAGACGAGGCGCGAGCCGAAATGCTTGTCGCCGTCGTAGGTCGGCATCTGGCGGAAGATGACCTTGAGGTCGTCGAGCCGCGCCTTGCCGTCGCCCTCCACCAGCTTGGCCTTGGCCACCGTGGTGCCGTTGCCCTTGTCGCGCGGCTCGCTGTAGCTGAAGTAGACCGTGCGGTCGCTGGCGAAGCCCGGGCTCAGGGCGATGTCGAGCAGGCCGCCCTGCCCCTTCGCGTCGACCTTCGGCACGCCCGCCACCGGCTGGCCCACCGTGCCGTCCTTGGCGACGATGCGGATCCTGCCGGCCTTCTCGGTCACGATCATCCGTCCGTCGGGCAGGAACTCCATCGCCCAGGGGCTCTCCAGGCCCTTCACCGCGACGGTCTTCTCGACCTCTGTCTTCTGCGCCGGCTCGGGCGCCCGGGTCTGGTTGGGCAGGAGCGGCTTGTACTCGGTGTTCGGCGGCGCCTTCTCGGCGAGGGTCGAGCCGGCGCTCGGCGCGGCCGGCGCCTGGAAGGATTCGCCCTCGATGCGCGGCGAGCGGGTCTCCTGAGCGGACGGCTGCTGCGCGAAGGCCGGTGCATCGAGGCCGAGGGCCGCGACGGTGGCGAGCAGGAGGGGAAGAGTGCGCGTCACGTCGTTTGATCCTTGTCCGGGTCGCCGATCCTGCCCGCCAAATGGGGCGCCGACGGCGTACGGCGAGGGTCGAGCCGCCGCAGCGGGCGAGAAGACGGGATCCATGCGGGTCCGGCCTGCCAGACCCGTGGCGCGGGAGGCATGCCTTGACCGGAGCCGGGGGCGTTGCCAAGTCTCGCCTCACCGTGAGGCGCCGACCCCGCTCCCCGGTGCCTTGGAGCGCTCGCCACCGAAGTGGATACCGGTTCGGTGAACGGGGAGCGCGTTCAGATAAGGGCTCGGGGCAAGCTCCGAGGACCGCGTGTCGAAAGGACCTACGATGGCGACCGTGAAAGTGACCGATGCGAGCTTCGAGCAGGACGTTCTGCAGTCCGCCGAGCCCGTCGTGGTGGATTTCTGGGCGGAGTGGTGCGGCCCCTGCCGGCAGATCGGCCCGGCCCTCGAAGAGATCTCGGTCGATCTGCAGGGCAAGGTGAAGATCGCCAAGGTCAATGTCGACGAGAATCCCGGCATCGCCTCGACCTACGGCATCCGCTCGATCCCGACCCTGATGATCTTCAAGGACGGCAAGCTCGCGAGCCAGAAGGTCGGCGCCGCCCCGAAGGGCGATCTGTCCCGCTGGATTCAGGCGAGCGCCTGACCCGCCTTCTTCGGACCCGACCGTCCGAAGCAGCCCGGCCGCGAGGCCGGGCTTTTTCATGCCCGCTATCGGGTTTCGGGCCTGCTGCCCGGCCCGGCGGCAGCCTGAAAGCCTGTTCGGCCGGCCGACGTGTCTTCGTCAGGCCACGGCAAGGCGAGATGGGATCGCCGCAGCCGAACAGGCTCTGATACCGTTTCCGATTGATCGCTTCGGGTTTTGCCACCCTCCGTCATCGCCACGGCTTCGCCTCGCGATGACACAGGAGAGGCCGAAGTCATCAACCGGTGTCGTATGAAACGCAAGAAGCCCGGCCTTGCGGCCGGGCTTCCTGGTTTCGAGACCCTTTGTTTTGGACGATTCGGCTTAGTAGCTGCCGAACTTGTAGTTCAGGCCGGCGCGCACGACGGCGAACTCGGTGTCGTTGCGGCGCAGGGCGCCCGAGGCGACGACCACGCCCGGGGAGGTCGTGGTGATGACCGTGCCGGCATTGTTCACCGCGAAGGCGCCGTTGAGGGCACCGCCGCCGCGATCGAGATTCACGTACAGGCCTTCGACCTTCAGCGTCACCGCCGAGGAGCGGAAGAAGTTCAGGAACGAGTCGGTCGGGAGAGCGTACTCGACGCCGCCGCCGGCGGTGTAGCCGGTGCGGAAGTCGTCGGTCGAGCTGTTCGGCAGGCCGAACTGACGGCCGCCGCCGGCGCCGTAGGCGAAGCCGCCGGTGCCGTAGAACAGGACGCGGTCGAAGGCGTAGCCGATGCGGCCGCGGACGGTGCCGAAGAAGTCGAGGCTGGACAGGCCGTTCGGGTTGAACACCTGCTGAGCGGCGACGCCGTTGATGCCCGCCACGCTGTTGACGACCGAGAACCGGTTCCGGTCGCGGCCGAAATCGACGTACTGGGCGTCAGCCTCGATGCCGACGACGACGCCGGAGCCCGGGGTGAACTGATAGTTGTAGCCGATCTGGCCACCGCCGACGAAGCCGTCGTTGCGGTTGTTGCCGCCGAAGGCGATGACCGCGGTGGTGCCGGCCGGCACGAGGCCCGTGGCGGCGTTCACGCCGACGACCGGCGGCAGAGAATCTTCCTGCACGCCGAAGCCGTAACCGGCGTTGAAACCGGCGTAGAAACCGGTCCAGGTGAACACCGGAACGGGGGTGAAGACCGGCGGCGCGGCGCGGCGCGGCAGGTCGGCGGCGGAGGCCGCGGCGGTCAGCGCCGTGAAGGCGGCGAGCGATGTCAGAAGCTTTTTCATCTGTTGATCCCCAGCAGAAACCCGATCGCCCGCAAGCTAGACCATTTCCTCTCCCTGAGATGTAGCGGGCAGGACACACCTGTTGCGCGACAATCGGCCCGGAGGCCGGGGGCCAAGCCGCCCGATGCAACATCGGAATCGGACTTTTCCGGAAGCGATTGGTGAGGTGGGGCCGCCCGTCTCGGCGCTATGCCGGGTCGACGGGCGGCGACGGGCCGAGGTCGGACTTCGATCATCCGGCAGGCCGCATCGAACCCGCCGATCCGGTGCCCGCCCGGATCCATGGCGGGTTCGGCGCAATCGATGGAATGTCCCGCGATTGAGCCTCGGGCCGTCCGGCGCGGCGGGCGTTCCATGGAAAAAGGCTCAGACCGGAATCGTGCCGTTGGCTTCGAGCACGGCGCCGGCGAGATAGAGCGAGCCGCAGATCAGCACCCGGGGCGGACGCTCGAAGATCGTGTCGGACAGGGCTGACACCGCCGCCTCGACGCTCGGGGCGATTTCGGCCGAGAGACCGACCGCGCGGGCGATGCCCGCCACCTCCTCGGCGGGCCGCGCCGCCATCTGTCCGGTGATCGGCACCGCGATCAGCGAGCGGGCCAGCCCGACGAAGTTCTTCAGGAAGCCTTCCGCATCCTTGGTGCCGAGCAGGCCGGCGATCAGGATCAGCGGCGCGTCGCTGCGCTCGCCGAGATCGGCCATGGCGGCGGCGAGGATGCGCCCGCCATCGGCGTTGTGGCCGCCGTCGAGCCACAATTCGGCATCCTTCGGCATCCGCTCGGCGAGCGCCCCGCGCACGAGGCGCTGGAGCCGGCCCGGCCAGTCGACGTTGCGCAGGCCCGCCTCGAAGGCCGCCGTACCGAGGTCGCCGAAGCCCGACGCGCGCA is from Methylorubrum populi and encodes:
- a CDS encoding PQQ-dependent sugar dehydrogenase, coding for MTRTLPLLLATVAALGLDAPAFAQQPSAQETRSPRIEGESFQAPAAPSAGSTLAEKAPPNTEYKPLLPNQTRAPEPAQKTEVEKTVAVKGLESPWAMEFLPDGRMIVTEKAGRIRIVAKDGTVGQPVAGVPKVDAKGQGGLLDIALSPGFASDRTVYFSYSEPRDKGNGTTVAKAKLVEGDGKARLDDLKVIFRQMPTYDGDKHFGSRLVFAPDGKLFVTVGERSDKQTRGQAQDLTSGLGKVFRIDTDGNAPKDNPFTGGEKAKPEIWSYGHRNVQAAALDGQGRLWTVEHGPRGGDELNRPRPGLNYGWPVVTYGIEYSGEKIGDGQTQAGGTVQPVYYWDPVIGPSGLALYDKALFPAWKDQFLIGGLVSQGLVVLKLDGDKVVTEERIPLEHRVRDVKVGPDGAVYAVTEDDGQIVKLTPKKSR
- the trxA gene encoding thioredoxin; the protein is MATVKVTDASFEQDVLQSAEPVVVDFWAEWCGPCRQIGPALEEISVDLQGKVKIAKVNVDENPGIASTYGIRSIPTLMIFKDGKLASQKVGAAPKGDLSRWIQASA
- a CDS encoding porin family protein translates to MKKLLTSLAAFTALTAAASAADLPRRAAPPVFTPVPVFTWTGFYAGFNAGYGFGVQEDSLPPVVGVNAATGLVPAGTTAVIAFGGNNRNDGFVGGGQIGYNYQFTPGSGVVVGIEADAQYVDFGRDRNRFSVVNSVAGINGVAAQQVFNPNGLSSLDFFGTVRGRIGYAFDRVLFYGTGGFAYGAGGGRQFGLPNSSTDDFRTGYTAGGGVEYALPTDSFLNFFRSSAVTLKVEGLYVNLDRGGGALNGAFAVNNAGTVITTTSPGVVVASGALRRNDTEFAVVRAGLNYKFGSY